One Pyrus communis chromosome 13, drPyrComm1.1, whole genome shotgun sequence genomic window carries:
- the LOC137712200 gene encoding probable protein S-acyltransferase 1, translated as MNREKGQVCDAPFDDTAPAAPPPERERLYLVWQGNNKFLCSGRIVFGHDAASLFLTSFLIGCPALTFCIRMFVKMRRQDGHYDYSVLAGGIILTVLDFTFLYLTSGRDPGIIPRNARPQESDVAYDGSTPSMEWVNNKASSLRIPRIKDVTVNGHTVKVKFCDTCSLYRPPRASHCSICNNCVQKFDHHCPWVGQCIGLRNYPFFILFISSSTLLCIYVFVFSWINLVRESGNLWRVMARDIVSVILIVYCFVAVWFVGGLTVFHIYLICTNQTTYENFRYRYDKNENPYTKRLPENLKEVFCSRIPPSMVNFREWVLVKDIDVDMGRASIASESNRGFIASKEKFAIEMGNKYGRDHRGVPSILQKLDYSGIDDGNMKKKRNNNNLSGGGFNDNNLKKGTKAAEEKTSSDDHRERMSSSDLGSVNSSTNGNEKKTTHQH; from the exons atgaacAGGGAAAAGGGCCAAGTTTGCGATGCTCCCTTCGACGACACAGCCCCGGCGGCCCCTCCTCCTGAAAGAGAAAGGCTATACCTAGTGTGGCAGGGTAACAAT AAATTTTTGTGCAGTGGAAGAATAGTATTTGGTCATGACGCTGCATCACTGTTTCTAACAAGCTTTTTGATTGGATGTCCTGCACTAACATTCTGCATAAGAATGTTTGTAAAGATGAGACGACAAGATGGACATTATGACTATTCCGTACTAGCTGGGGGAATAATCCTCACTGTTTTG GATTTTACCTTTCTGTATTTGACTTCCGGTAGAGATCCTGGTATAATTCCGAGGAACGCACGACCACAAGAATCAGACGTGGCATATGACGGTTCTACCCCTTCAATGGAGTgggtcaacaacaaagcctcCAGTTTGAGAATACCTCGAATAAAGGATGTAACGGTCAATGGCCACACAGTGAAGGTCAAATTTTGTGACACCTGTTCGCTGTATCGTCCACCACGTGCCTCTCATTGTTCCATCTGCAACAACTGTGTTCAGAAATTTGATCACCACTGTCCATGGGTGGGTCAGTGTATTGGATTA CGCAACTATccgtttttcattttatttatttcgtcATCGACGTTGCTGTGCAtatatgtgtttgtgttttcGTGGATCAACCTTGTCCGAGAAAGTGGCAATCTGTGGAGGGTCATGGCGCGAGACATCGTATCAGTTATTCTTATAGTGTACTGCTTTGTAGCAGTCTGGTTTGTTGGTGGCCTTACAGTTTTCCATATCTATTTAATTTGCACAAACCAG ACAACTTATGAAAATTTTCGATACCGTTACGATAAGAACGAAAACCCCTATACAAAAAGACTACCAGAAAACCTGAAAGAAGTGTTCTGCTCAAGGATTCCTCCCTCGATGGTTAACTTCAGAGAATGGGTTTTGGTTAAGGACATCGACGTCGACATGGGAAGGGCATCCATCGCTTCAGAAAGCAACAGAGGCTTCATCGCCTCGAAAGAGAAATTTGCCATAGAGATGGGAAATAAGTATGGAAGGGATCATCGCGGAGTTCCAAGTATTTTGCAGAAACTGGACTACAGTGGCATTGATGATGGTAACATGAAGAAGAAACGGAACAATAATAATTTGAGTGGCGGGGGTTTTAACGATAATAATCTAAAGAAAGGGACTAAGGCGGCTGAAGAAAAAACAAGTTCAGATGACCATCGGGAGAGGATGAGTAGTTCGGACCTAGGATCAGTTAATTCATCTACTAATGGTAATGAAAA